The Catenulispora sp. EB89 genome includes the window GAGTTCGCGTTTGGTGGAGAAGTAGTGGTAAAGCCCGCCGACGGACATGTTCGCGGCCCGCGCGGCCCGGGTCATGGTGACGGCTCGCCCGCCGTACTCGCCGATCAGCGGGGCGACAGCGAGGAAGATCTCCTGTTGCCGTTTGATCCGGTCCTCAGCCGGGCGGCCGGGTTTTCCGAACATCTGGATCGATTCCTTTCGGCAATCCCGCCCATGCTTGCGTCATTTCCCGAACGACGGCGAGGCTTTGAGAAGCGGTCCCGGCGAGCCGTGAGACCGATCCGACGACGTTCAGACAGGGGACGATTGTGTCCGCGAGCACCATCGACACTATCAAGCAGGTTTACAAGGCGTTCGAGACGCGTGACTTCGGCGTGATCGGCGAGGTCTTCGACCCCGACGTGGAGATCCGCCAGTCGGAGCTGCTGCCCTGGGGCGGGCAGTTCAAGGGACACGAGGGCGCGGTCGAGTTCTTCACCGGCCTGCTGGGCCACATCGACCCGCAGCTGACCGTCGAACGAATCATGGACGCGGGCGACCGGGTCGTCGAGATCGGGCGCAGCATCGGGTCCACCGTCGCCGGCGGCGTGCGTTTCGACGTTCCCGAGTTGCACATCTGGCAGATCCGTGCGGGCAAGGTCACGAGCATGGAGATCTACATCGACGTCCCGGCGATGCTGAAGGCGCTCGGCTGACGAAGCCGAGCGTGTGGACCCATATTCGAGCCCTGATTCAGATTGGCTGGCAGACCCACAGACCCCTGCCCGAACCCGGCGGTCTCGGCTGGAATGTTCCCGATACGGCACGGGCGCCGGCGCCCCGTTTTCGGGAGGGGATCTCACAGCGCTACCGCATCCACGCAAGGTGAGACGCAGGTCAGCGTTGTTGACGTCGGCCTTCGCCCGGGCTGTCACCGGGCTGGTCGGCGCGACGGCCGCGCCCTGCGCATGCCGCGACGGCGGACCTGACCCTGGCCTAGCCTGGCCATGGGCTGCTCATGCTGGTCAAGGGCATCCCGGATATCAGGGCGCTGCGCGCGCCCGACCCGGCGATCGCCGCACAGATGCTGGATCTGGCGCCGTATCGGCCGGTGTCGGCGATGCCTGCGGTCCGGCGCGACCCGTCGGTGGCCGTGGGTGCCGGCACCGTCGGCGAAGACCTGGGCGATCGGGTCCGCGACGCCCTCGGCGAGGATGCGGTCGCCGTGGAATCGGTCGAGATCTTGTCCCAGGCGCTATCCCGCCTCGGCGCAAGCGTGGATCAAAGGAACCTGCTGGTGCGGGTGGTGCTGCGCCGCTTGGACCGGACGCTGACCGATACCGAGGCGAACCGGCTGCGCGACCGGGTCTACGCCGCGATCCACGAAGGCACCGTCTTCCAATGGGCCGCAGGTCCGACGGCGCCGTAACACCGTGATGCAGCACGGCTGTGCTGTCGGCGCCTGGACGTCGGACTTCAAGGACGTGTCGCCGGTGAGCACAGGCCCGGGTCGAGGTGGTCCAGGCGGTTCAGCGGGCTGGGATCGCGCGGCCGGTAGGGCGCCGAGCTCCGCGATCGGCTCCAGGCCGTTGACGTGCAGCCAGTTCGCCGCAGCGAGTCGTCGCATGGTCCGCGGCGGTTCGATCAACTGCGTGATCCGGTGGGTCAGCGGCCCATCGGGTCGGTTGCCAGCCAGGACCGCACGGCTCGAGCAGGCGCCGACATGCGCAGGCATGGTCGAGCGCGTCGTCGTCGAGCTGCCGCCCGCTACACCGCGTTCGGCAACGATACCGGCATCCCGGGGCTGGCAATTCCTGCTGGCTTAGGACCGGACAGCCTCCCCATCGGGGTGATGCTCTACGGACCGCCCAACCAGGACGGACTCATGCTGCAGTTGGCGAACCAGCTGCAGCAGCCCAGACCGGACTGGTTCGGGCTGGCGCCTCTCAGGCTTGACGGCTAAGAGTTCGCTCGCGGCCAAGAGCTTCCAACGACTCGAACAGCGGGAATCCGACCGTTCGACCGGTCGTAGCAACTCGCACCGGTGCCTGGGCCTTGCCCATCTTCAACCCCAGTGGAGCTGCGACGGCTTCCAGAGAGGACTTGGATGTCCGCGGTGCGCCAGTCACAAGCTTTACCGCCTTGGACCATGACTGCTCATCGTGGACTGGCTCCGACAGGAACAGGAAGTCGACGTAGTCGACGACCTCGCCCAAGACCGTGATCCTTGTCTGGACGAGCGGTGCGACATGCTCGAACACGGAAGCGTCAAAGTCCTCCGGCGCCCAAGGTGCGCGCGGTGACCGAAGCCAGGGCTGACACGCCTCAATCAAGTCCGCGGCGGTGAGCGCTCGGATGACAGCACCCTTGTGAGCCACATACCCCAACGACGCCGTATCCGAGTGTTCGCTCATCGTCTTGGCGCGGAGCTTGACACGGATGGAGTATTCCGCCAGATCAAGCCAAAAAAGTCTCAGAGAAAGTTCCGGGAGTTTCCGGCTTACCGGCTAGGGGGGACTCGATAGCACGAGCCCCGGCTCATTCTCCGTGTATCGCGGCACGGCTCACCGTATCTGGAAGCGTCCTGTGGGAGGTCGGCGTGTCGCGGTCGGATCGTGGAAGAGAGCTGTTGCCTCAGCTGGAGGCCGCGCGGCGGGATCAGGGCGACGTGGTCCGCCTACCGCACACGCCGGTCTGTTTCGCGGACCCCGAAGCGGCCAAGGCGGTGCTCGGCAACCCGGACGGGCTGTTCCGTGAGCACTCTGACTTCTTCCACATCCGGCACGGGATCTTCGGACCGCGGCAGGCCCAGGTGGATATCGCTCGGGCCGGTCGGGTCTTCCTGCGCGAGCGGATGGCCGAGGTGTTCGCCGCGGTGCCTGAGGCGGTGGCCCGGAGTCTGGTCGGCGTCGGCAGCAGCGTCGGAGCTGGAATCGGAGTCGCAGAGACCGAGTGGCCAGACGCCGGGAATCGCCTGGTCTACGACCTGACGGCCGACCTGCTCGTGGGGCGGCACCGCGACCCGGCGCAGCGGGCACTGCTGAACGAGATCTTCGAACGCGGCGTGCTGGCCGGAGCGCGAGGCCGGTACTCGCGGCGGGAGCGGGCCCGGTTCCGGAAGCGGGCGTTCGACGGACTGGCCGAAGCGGTGCGGCAGAGCCGGCGCGCCGGCAGCGGACATCCGCCGGGCGACCTGTTGGACGTCGTCGCGCTGAGCGCCGGGGATCAGCCCGACCGCGACGTCGCGGAGGTCTTCATCTCGCACGTGTTCGCGCTCACCGGATCGGTGGGCTTCGCGCTGGGCTGGTCGGTGCTGCTCACCGGCGGCGTCGCGCCGGAGAGCGCGCGGCACGGCTGGGTGGTGCGGGAAGCGCTGCGGATGTGGCCGGTGGCGTGGCTGTTCGGACGGACGGTGGCCCAGGACCACGAACTCGCCGGGACCCGGCTGCGCCGCGACGACGACGTGATCGTGTGCAGCTACCTGGTGCACCGCCATCCGGAACACTGGCCCGAGCCCGACGCCTTCCGCCCGGAACGCTGGGCCGACCTGACCGGACCGCCCGCGTACCTGCCCTTCGGCTGGGGCCCGCACAGCTGCACCGGTGCGGCGATCGCGCTGGAGCTGGTCGAGCGGCTGCTCGAGGAGATCTTCCGCTACGAGGTTCGCGTGAGCGCCCGCGCCGACCGGCCCGACATGGGCCCGGCCCTGGCGCCGCCCCTGTTCCGCGTCCGGGCGACCGCCCGAACGTCTACCTGCTGACCGTGTAAGGAGGTGACCATGAGGAAGATCGCGCATGCAACGCAGCGGGCGCTGTCAATCAGGACCCGCGGGTACTCGCGGTACTTCAACTGGTACGTGTACCACAACATGTAGAACGGCTGCCTCGCGCCGGGAGGGCGGATCCGCTCTCCCGGTCGAGCGCGCCGAGCACGCGGGGCGCGCCGAGCACGCGGAGTCGATAAGGCTAGTCGAGCGCTTCGAGCACTTCGAGCAAGCTGAGGAGACACATGGAAGTGCCCGCAGCGGACAGCGCCGACCAGAACGCACGCGAACCGGAGTCCCCGGAGCAGCGCGAGTTCATCAGCACCCTGCGCCGGCGCTACCACGACGAGGGCAGCGTCTTCTGGGTCGACGACGGCGAACTCGGCATCTTCGACCCCGACCTCGCGCGGCGGGTGCACACCCACAACGTCGTCGGCTCGCCGCTCGGCGACCGGCTGATCGACCTGCTGCGCCGCCGCCCCAGCCCCGTCGTCACCTGGGATCAGGTGCGGGGAGCGTGGCTGGGCCGGATCCGCGCGCTGTCCGGCGCCCAGACCACCGCGGGGCTCGAAGAACGCATGCGCGCCGTCTTCCACGCCCGCCTCGGCCGGGAAGTGGACTTGGTGTGGCTCGCGCACGAGACCATCACGCGCGCCACCGTGCCCGTCATCATCGACGGCCTGTCTCCGCGCGCCGCGGCCGTCGTCCACGCCGACCTGATCGGCAAGATCCGCCACCTGCTCGCCACCGCCGAGTCCGGCCACCTCGACAACTCACGGCTGTCGACGTCGCCCATGACGCAGATCCGCGCCGGGCTGGCCGTGCGGATGGAGCTCCGAGGGCGCTCACGCGGGAGCCGGCCGGGCCGGCTGGACCTGACCGAGCCGATCGTCCGCGACCTGCTGCCCGACCTCGGCATGGACCGGGCGGTGGACGCGGTGACCGCGATGCTGACCGCGGTGGCCGGACCGCCGGGGTCCGCCGCCGCGAGTGTGATGTTCGAGTTGCAGCGGCAGAC containing:
- a CDS encoding cytochrome P450 translates to MPQLEAARRDQGDVVRLPHTPVCFADPEAAKAVLGNPDGLFREHSDFFHIRHGIFGPRQAQVDIARAGRVFLRERMAEVFAAVPEAVARSLVGVGSSVGAGIGVAETEWPDAGNRLVYDLTADLLVGRHRDPAQRALLNEIFERGVLAGARGRYSRRERARFRKRAFDGLAEAVRQSRRAGSGHPPGDLLDVVALSAGDQPDRDVAEVFISHVFALTGSVGFALGWSVLLTGGVAPESARHGWVVREALRMWPVAWLFGRTVAQDHELAGTRLRRDDDVIVCSYLVHRHPEHWPEPDAFRPERWADLTGPPAYLPFGWGPHSCTGAAIALELVERLLEEIFRYEVRVSARADRPDMGPALAPPLFRVRATARTSTC
- a CDS encoding nuclear transport factor 2 family protein — encoded protein: MSASTIDTIKQVYKAFETRDFGVIGEVFDPDVEIRQSELLPWGGQFKGHEGAVEFFTGLLGHIDPQLTVERIMDAGDRVVEIGRSIGSTVAGGVRFDVPELHIWQIRAGKVTSMEIYIDVPAMLKALG
- a CDS encoding cytochrome P450, whose translation is MEVPAADSADQNAREPESPEQREFISTLRRRYHDEGSVFWVDDGELGIFDPDLARRVHTHNVVGSPLGDRLIDLLRRRPSPVVTWDQVRGAWLGRIRALSGAQTTAGLEERMRAVFHARLGREVDLVWLAHETITRATVPVIIDGLSPRAAAVVHADLIGKIRHLLATAESGHLDNSRLSTSPMTQIRAGLAVRMELRGRSRGSRPGRLDLTEPIVRDLLPDLGMDRAVDAVTAMLTAVAGPPGSAAASVMFELQRQTHWAELLRKEHLDVPDEEFHASPTRSAPVTHRFVKEVLRLWNPPSLLARVVRRETKVAGHTLHPGQLYLLSSLMVHHDPAYWTDPETFDPDRWLPEASNANCPNGPNGPNGPNGPNGTGEPTARAPYIPFGWAPTSCVGATLGTTQLILLCRLLTTRYALTPRPGGHARMMLAAVPTPTRFYGQVTLRG